One part of the Pannonibacter sp. XCT-53 genome encodes these proteins:
- the cysQ gene encoding 3'(2'),5'-bisphosphate nucleotidase CysQ, producing MIQVEGKSIALVRMAIAAGQAILDIYREGADVIRKGDGSPVTAADHAAEAILLAELGRVFPGVPVVAEEDVAAGHMPLAAASYILVDPLDGTREFISRNGEFTVNIAVIENGVPGAGVVLAPALGEIYWTDGLTAWAGRVRGEEVEDLREIRTRQARPGQLTVLASRSHLCERTTAVIEALKVQDVVSVGSSLKLCWLAEGRADIYPRLSPTMQWDIAAGHAVLRAAGGTVLDLGDGQAGELAYRLTGTPVTASALRNPDFVALGDPGLAADVLRALE from the coding sequence ATGATACAGGTTGAAGGAAAGTCGATTGCACTCGTCAGGATGGCAATCGCGGCAGGGCAGGCGATCCTCGACATCTACCGAGAGGGCGCCGACGTCATCCGCAAGGGGGATGGCTCGCCGGTGACCGCGGCCGACCACGCCGCCGAGGCCATCCTGCTGGCGGAGCTTGGCAGGGTGTTCCCCGGCGTGCCGGTCGTGGCCGAGGAAGACGTTGCAGCGGGGCACATGCCGTTGGCGGCTGCCTCCTACATCCTCGTCGACCCGCTGGACGGCACCCGTGAATTCATCAGCCGGAACGGCGAGTTCACCGTCAACATCGCGGTCATCGAGAACGGGGTTCCCGGAGCCGGGGTCGTTTTGGCTCCGGCGCTCGGCGAGATCTACTGGACGGATGGCCTGACAGCCTGGGCCGGTCGTGTGCGTGGCGAGGAGGTCGAAGACCTGCGCGAGATCCGCACCCGTCAGGCCCGCCCCGGGCAGTTGACGGTGCTCGCCAGCCGGTCCCATCTCTGCGAGCGGACAACGGCTGTCATCGAGGCGCTCAAGGTGCAGGATGTCGTCTCGGTCGGCTCGTCCTTGAAACTGTGCTGGCTGGCCGAAGGTCGCGCCGACATCTATCCGCGGCTGTCCCCGACGATGCAATGGGACATTGCCGCAGGGCACGCGGTGCTGCGGGCGGCCGGCGGCACCGTGCTTGATCTCGGCGACGGCCAGGCAGGCGAGCTCGCCTATCGCCTCACCGGGACCCCCGTGACGGCCTCCGCCCTGCGCAACCCCGACTTCGTCGCTCTTGGCGATCCCGGTCTCGCGGCCGACGTTCTTCGGGCCCTTGAATGA
- a CDS encoding methyl-accepting chemotaxis protein — translation MTIKFRILASLVAMTTMLAVMGLAGYFALSTSYESIRTIVSDRVIPMKQLKRVADSYAVSIVDTAHKVRSGALTWEQGQSSVSAALSIIDREWAAYSVTYMVPAEKTLADQVYAAMAAAKPSITKLEYILQSRDQAALDAYVTGSLYPTIDPIGEPISKLVDLQIDVASQEYEQARDTNRLSLTIMACLAVLSAGLALFVAYFVVTGVLRPLAAMQDAMKRLADQDFTVAIPGIGRKDEIGKMADAVAVFKDNGLERVRLEAEQAAERAAREKRARLIEELVTTLDSDVGMILRTVAAASSELEATAASLSQTAETSAQTATTVAAASEQAAANVQTVAAASDELAASIAEISQQVQMSANVADQALQAANQTEATVTGLVASASRIGGVLELINNIAGQTNLLALNATIEAARAGEAGRGFAVVATEVKTLAAQTAKATGEIGAHIEEMQNATNQVALAIQGIGEVIRRISTASTAISAAVEEQGAATQEIARNVNQAAVGTQQVSSSITKVTGAATQTGAGSAQVLSSSQELARQSHVLKTKLDAFFSSIRAA, via the coding sequence ATGACCATCAAGTTTCGAATTCTGGCAAGCCTTGTAGCCATGACGACGATGCTCGCCGTCATGGGTCTTGCCGGCTATTTCGCCTTGTCGACGTCGTATGAATCCATCCGTACAATTGTCAGTGACCGCGTCATTCCGATGAAACAATTGAAGCGCGTCGCCGACTCCTATGCCGTCAGCATCGTGGACACGGCCCACAAGGTCCGCAGCGGCGCCCTGACCTGGGAGCAGGGACAATCCTCGGTTTCAGCCGCCCTGTCGATCATCGACCGCGAATGGGCCGCCTACAGCGTCACCTACATGGTGCCGGCCGAGAAGACGCTGGCCGATCAGGTCTACGCCGCAATGGCTGCAGCCAAGCCGTCCATCACCAAGCTGGAGTACATCCTGCAGTCCCGCGACCAGGCCGCGCTCGATGCCTATGTGACCGGGTCGCTCTATCCGACCATCGATCCGATCGGCGAACCCATTTCCAAGCTGGTGGATCTGCAGATCGACGTGGCCAGCCAGGAATACGAACAGGCCCGTGACACCAACCGGCTGTCGCTGACCATCATGGCCTGCCTCGCCGTCCTCTCGGCGGGCCTTGCCCTGTTCGTTGCCTATTTCGTGGTGACCGGCGTCCTCCGCCCGCTCGCAGCCATGCAGGATGCCATGAAGCGCCTGGCCGACCAGGACTTCACGGTGGCGATCCCGGGCATCGGGCGCAAGGACGAGATCGGCAAGATGGCCGACGCGGTTGCCGTCTTCAAGGACAACGGGCTGGAGCGGGTGCGGCTTGAGGCGGAGCAGGCCGCCGAACGGGCGGCGCGCGAGAAGCGGGCCCGCCTGATCGAGGAGCTGGTCACCACGCTCGACTCGGATGTGGGCATGATCCTGCGCACCGTGGCAGCCGCCTCCTCGGAGCTGGAGGCGACGGCAGCGTCCCTCTCCCAGACGGCCGAGACCAGCGCGCAGACCGCGACCACGGTCGCTGCCGCCTCCGAACAGGCCGCCGCCAACGTCCAGACGGTGGCTGCGGCCTCCGACGAGCTGGCCGCCTCGATTGCCGAGATCTCGCAACAGGTGCAGATGTCGGCCAATGTTGCCGATCAGGCACTCCAGGCCGCGAACCAGACCGAGGCGACCGTCACCGGTCTGGTTGCCTCGGCTTCCCGGATCGGCGGTGTGCTGGAGCTGATCAACAACATCGCCGGGCAGACCAACCTGCTCGCCCTCAACGCCACGATCGAGGCCGCCCGCGCCGGAGAGGCCGGCCGGGGCTTCGCCGTCGTCGCGACGGAGGTCAAGACGCTGGCCGCCCAGACCGCCAAGGCGACGGGCGAGATCGGCGCGCATATCGAGGAGATGCAGAATGCCACCAACCAGGTGGCGCTGGCGATCCAGGGCATCGGCGAGGTCATTCGCCGCATCAGCACGGCCTCGACCGCCATCTCCGCCGCCGTGGAGGAACAGGGGGCCGCAACGCAAGAGATCGCAAGAAACGTCAACCAGGCCGCCGTCGGAACCCAGCAGGTGTCCTCGAGCATCACCAAGGTCACCGGTGCCGCCACCCAGACCGGCGCGGGCTCGGCCCAGGTGCTGTCGTCGTCGCAGGAGCTGGCGCGCCAGTCGCATGTCCTGAAGACCAAGCTGGACGCCTTCTTCTCCAGCATCCGCGCCGCCTGA
- a CDS encoding sugar transferase: MVHEVFDRERDPSQGKRGIRRIPFFSRSLAERNLMSDRHLGPVSLARAGSSVASADPRGTLSHPAFAGIAPAADVPGVGSRGRLRQALRPAVKRGLDVVGSAAGLALLSPLFLGIAAAIKLTSDGPVIFRQARYGRNGELFYALKFRSMYVATQDASGVAQTRKNDPRITPVGRFLRRSNFDELPQLWNVLKGDMSLVGPRPHVPGMLAAGVPYEEFDTRYMDRHQVRPGITGLAQVNGFRGETTEEYHARMRVNYDLEYIRTQSTRLDIKILLQTVVKEFTRGSGY; this comes from the coding sequence ATGGTTCACGAAGTGTTTGATCGCGAGCGCGACCCGTCCCAAGGCAAGCGGGGTATCCGCCGCATTCCGTTCTTTTCCCGCTCCCTGGCCGAGCGCAACCTCATGTCCGACCGTCACCTGGGGCCGGTCAGCCTGGCCCGGGCCGGCTCGTCGGTGGCCTCCGCCGACCCGCGCGGAACCCTGTCCCATCCCGCCTTTGCCGGGATTGCGCCGGCGGCTGACGTTCCGGGCGTCGGCAGCCGCGGCCGTCTGCGCCAGGCGCTCCGTCCTGCGGTCAAGCGCGGCCTCGATGTGGTCGGCAGCGCGGCGGGGCTTGCGCTGCTGTCGCCGCTGTTTCTCGGCATTGCGGCTGCCATCAAGCTCACCAGTGACGGCCCGGTGATCTTTCGCCAGGCCCGCTACGGGCGCAATGGCGAGCTGTTCTATGCCCTGAAGTTCCGGTCGATGTATGTGGCGACGCAGGATGCCTCCGGCGTTGCGCAGACCCGCAAGAACGATCCGCGCATCACGCCGGTGGGGCGGTTCCTGCGACGCTCGAATTTCGACGAGCTGCCGCAGCTGTGGAACGTTCTGAAGGGCGACATGTCGCTGGTCGGACCCCGTCCCCACGTGCCGGGCATGCTGGCGGCCGGTGTCCCTTATGAGGAATTCGACACCCGCTACATGGACCGCCATCAGGTGCGCCCGGGCATCACCGGTCTCGCGCAGGTCAACGGCTTCCGCGGGGAGACCACCGAGGAGTATCACGCCCGGATGCGGGTCAACTACGACCTCGAATACATCCGGACCCAGTCGACCCGTCTGGACATCAAGATCCTTCTCCAGACCGTCGTGAAGGAATTCACCCGCGGCAGCGGCTACTGA
- a CDS encoding methyl-accepting chemotaxis protein gives MVSFMNWLSDLRIAVKVGGGFAAMVTLTAVVGGIGAYSVLGLSEQTQTSSSATAALAQLQQVTAAKERYLDSRDAATAQTVTGEIEQLKRLLAGLETAGADIAAVTAAETAVAGFLSNFSSVTTAIGEQQQQVSRLLTSAGKLESLSAEIGDVMLTQQRSATEEVKTATRTRDRADKASRLLADVQQQSLEVQNLLLLASQAGDAALLEQARDRATAMAEAARAAGGVKGSGLDEAAVAGLAAGAAALAERLTPIAAMPDAWGRRAAAVVTAGDSLATRQTAADLNAGLLATLDEARKQAAGAQSRLSIVELVKVNADKFAKASLELRAATMEGLASPGGFDVKPVAMRVDMLRSLASTLAADVAAFPQIKDTVARITAETDAYAGELAALQTAAERLASSRQALDQLSAEVMTGIAAMTERQSQATVAAASAALTVLAGAVLAAIVLAAGLGLLLSMLITRPTRSLTALMDRLARGDTSVAVTTATRRDEIGDMSRTVQVFRDNAIERMRLEAENRTEQERTLQRQQRIEALIRDFRSTVGTLTTQLGQTAGSMEATARNLSGIAEESARKANDTQSVSDNALHSVENVASAAEELAASIGEIGAQVRRTSTIVNTATLSVEETNRKVESLAEAAHRIGEVVTLIQAIAEQTNLLALNATIEAARAGEAGKGFAVVAAEVKGLANQTSKATEEISGQIAAIQASTGDAVAAISGIVRTMDEVDSYTAAIAAAVEQQGAATSEISGSVQRAAQGTLAVKANMDGLAGTVEETQSSSRSVLSASEELGSKTVALRHEIDRFLAEVAAA, from the coding sequence ATGGTTTCTTTCATGAACTGGCTGTCGGACCTGCGCATCGCGGTCAAGGTCGGAGGCGGCTTTGCTGCCATGGTGACGCTGACTGCTGTGGTTGGCGGGATCGGCGCCTATTCGGTGCTGGGCCTGAGCGAGCAGACGCAGACCAGCTCGTCGGCCACGGCGGCGCTTGCGCAGCTGCAGCAGGTCACGGCCGCGAAGGAGCGCTATCTCGACAGCCGCGACGCCGCCACGGCCCAGACGGTCACCGGCGAGATCGAGCAGCTCAAGCGTCTGCTGGCCGGGCTTGAGACCGCAGGCGCCGACATCGCCGCCGTCACGGCGGCGGAAACGGCGGTCGCCGGCTTCCTGAGCAATTTCTCCTCCGTCACGACCGCCATCGGCGAACAGCAGCAGCAGGTGAGCCGGCTGCTGACCAGCGCCGGCAAACTGGAGAGCCTGTCGGCCGAGATCGGCGACGTCATGCTGACCCAGCAGCGCAGCGCCACGGAAGAGGTGAAGACCGCAACGCGCACCCGGGATCGCGCCGACAAGGCCAGCCGTCTGCTGGCCGACGTGCAGCAGCAGTCGCTGGAGGTGCAGAACCTGCTGCTGCTGGCAAGCCAGGCGGGCGATGCGGCCCTGCTGGAACAGGCGCGCGACCGGGCAACCGCCATGGCCGAGGCGGCCAGGGCTGCCGGCGGGGTCAAGGGCAGTGGCCTTGATGAAGCGGCCGTCGCCGGACTTGCCGCCGGTGCAGCTGCCCTCGCCGAACGCCTGACGCCGATTGCCGCCATGCCTGACGCCTGGGGGCGCCGGGCAGCGGCAGTCGTCACCGCAGGCGACAGTCTGGCGACCCGTCAGACGGCAGCCGACCTGAATGCCGGCCTGCTGGCCACGCTGGACGAGGCCCGCAAGCAGGCCGCCGGTGCCCAGAGCCGTCTGAGCATCGTCGAGCTGGTGAAGGTCAATGCCGACAAGTTCGCCAAGGCCTCGCTCGAACTGCGTGCTGCCACCATGGAAGGTCTGGCCAGCCCCGGCGGCTTCGACGTCAAGCCGGTCGCCATGCGCGTCGACATGCTGCGTTCGCTCGCCTCGACGCTGGCGGCCGATGTGGCGGCATTCCCGCAGATCAAGGACACGGTGGCCCGGATCACCGCCGAGACGGACGCCTATGCCGGCGAGCTGGCGGCGCTGCAGACGGCAGCCGAACGGCTTGCCAGCAGCCGCCAGGCGCTGGATCAGCTGTCTGCCGAGGTGATGACCGGCATTGCCGCCATGACCGAGCGCCAGAGCCAGGCGACGGTCGCCGCCGCCAGTGCCGCGCTGACCGTGCTGGCCGGTGCCGTTCTGGCCGCCATCGTGCTGGCCGCCGGGCTTGGCCTGCTTCTCTCCATGCTGATCACCCGTCCGACCCGCAGCCTGACCGCGCTGATGGACCGGCTGGCCCGCGGCGACACCAGCGTCGCCGTCACGACCGCCACGCGCCGCGACGAGATCGGCGACATGAGCCGCACCGTGCAGGTCTTCCGCGACAACGCCATCGAGCGGATGCGCCTGGAGGCGGAAAACCGCACCGAGCAGGAGCGCACGCTGCAGCGCCAGCAGCGCATCGAGGCCCTGATCCGCGACTTCCGGAGCACCGTGGGCACGCTGACGACCCAGCTTGGCCAGACGGCCGGCAGCATGGAAGCCACCGCCCGCAATCTCTCGGGCATCGCCGAGGAAAGCGCCCGCAAGGCGAATGACACCCAGTCGGTCAGCGACAACGCCCTGCACAGCGTCGAGAATGTTGCCAGCGCCGCCGAGGAACTGGCCGCCTCGATCGGCGAGATCGGCGCCCAGGTCCGCCGCACCAGCACGATCGTCAACACCGCCACGCTGTCGGTCGAGGAAACCAACCGCAAGGTCGAGAGCCTGGCCGAGGCCGCCCATCGCATCGGGGAGGTGGTGACGCTGATCCAGGCGATTGCCGAGCAGACCAACCTGCTGGCGCTCAATGCCACCATCGAGGCCGCCCGCGCCGGGGAAGCCGGCAAGGGCTTCGCGGTCGTGGCCGCCGAGGTGAAGGGCCTCGCCAACCAGACCTCCAAGGCGACCGAGGAAATCAGCGGCCAGATCGCGGCCATCCAGGCCTCCACCGGCGATGCGGTCGCCGCCATCTCGGGCATCGTCCGCACCATGGACGAGGTCGACAGCTACACCGCCGCCATCGCCGCCGCCGTGGAGCAGCAGGGTGCGGCAACCTCCGAGATCTCGGGCAGTGTTCAGCGCGCCGCGCAGGGAACGCTGGCGGTCAAGGCCAACATGGACGGTCTGGCCGGCACGGTGGAAGAGACCCAGTCGTCCTCCCGCTCCGTGCTGTCGGCCTCCGAAGAACTTGGATCGAAGACGGTCGCGCTGCGTCACGAGATCGACCGCTTCCTCGCCGAGGTTGCAGCCGCCTGA
- a CDS encoding O-antigen ligase family protein — translation MSTAHPTDTGDLRASGRSSTSRLNDITGRAVLAVLLLAPVPLGSNRPVFWAIWAIVLGAILAAYALVLKRKALKLRLPFAQLNVLTFLFCGVSLWIAVQILPLGTLLPLPAVVSVAGYQLEFGSISLAPGDGLLAMLRWLSYGVLFFLAVQASVRRQRARRLLWFVLLFVAAQAAYAMIAMLYLADQVVLVEKTQYLGEATGTFINRNSLATYLGFGAVVALLLAMPDEPDTNPTRRRLRRTRFDLNMTSENVLAAVALVLILAALLATGSRMGLFATACGLATAGLLRLATWRARLLSLGLLAAGGLLFLFTYGAGTVDRLIMVERDSEGRLSIYSDTFDMISARPLIGHGAQSFEFAFPLYDSDPTNSAYTFDKAHSTYLTHWSELGLVFGSLPPLIVVLIGWTILSAYRASSQRPVELCAPLGVIVVAAVHSTVDFSLEIQAVTFLFVTILGIGYATAYELAKRTA, via the coding sequence ATGTCCACTGCACACCCGACCGACACCGGCGACCTGCGCGCATCCGGGCGCAGCAGCACGTCCCGCCTGAACGACATCACGGGCCGGGCGGTGCTCGCCGTGCTGCTGCTCGCTCCGGTTCCGCTCGGCAGCAACCGTCCCGTGTTCTGGGCCATCTGGGCCATCGTGCTCGGCGCGATCCTTGCCGCCTATGCGCTGGTGCTGAAGCGCAAGGCGCTCAAGCTGCGCCTGCCGTTTGCCCAGCTCAACGTCCTCACCTTCCTCTTCTGCGGCGTCTCGCTCTGGATCGCGGTCCAGATCCTGCCGCTCGGGACGCTCCTGCCGCTGCCGGCCGTCGTCTCGGTGGCCGGGTATCAGCTCGAGTTCGGGAGCATCAGCCTGGCGCCGGGCGACGGGCTTCTGGCCATGCTGCGCTGGCTCAGCTACGGGGTGCTGTTCTTCCTCGCCGTTCAGGCGAGCGTGCGCCGCCAGCGCGCCCGGCGGCTGCTGTGGTTCGTCCTGCTGTTCGTCGCCGCCCAGGCTGCCTACGCGATGATCGCAATGCTCTATCTCGCCGACCAGGTGGTCCTGGTGGAGAAGACCCAGTATCTCGGCGAGGCGACCGGCACCTTCATCAACCGCAACTCGCTGGCAACCTATCTCGGCTTCGGAGCCGTGGTGGCCCTGCTGCTGGCGATGCCGGACGAGCCGGACACGAACCCGACTCGCCGGCGCCTGCGGCGAACGCGGTTCGACCTCAACATGACGTCGGAAAACGTGCTGGCGGCCGTGGCCCTGGTCCTCATTCTGGCCGCCCTCCTTGCGACCGGGTCCCGCATGGGCCTGTTCGCCACGGCCTGCGGTCTTGCCACCGCCGGCTTGCTGCGGCTGGCAACATGGCGCGCCCGTCTCCTCAGTCTCGGCCTGCTTGCGGCCGGCGGCCTCCTGTTCCTCTTCACCTATGGCGCCGGCACGGTCGACCGCCTGATCATGGTCGAGAGGGATTCGGAAGGGCGTCTCAGCATCTACAGCGACACGTTCGACATGATCTCCGCCCGGCCGCTCATCGGCCACGGCGCCCAGTCCTTCGAGTTCGCCTTCCCGCTCTATGACAGCGACCCGACCAACAGTGCCTATACCTTCGACAAGGCCCACTCGACCTACCTGACACACTGGAGCGAGCTGGGCCTGGTCTTCGGCAGCCTGCCCCCGCTGATCGTGGTGCTGATCGGCTGGACCATCCTGTCGGCCTATCGCGCGAGCAGCCAGCGGCCGGTCGAGCTCTGTGCCCCGCTTGGAGTGATCGTGGTTGCCGCGGTGCATTCAACCGTCGACTTCAGCCTCGAAATCCAGGCGGTTACATTCCTTTTCGTAACGATCTTGGGCATAGGTTACGCAACGGCCTACGAACTGGCCAAGCGAACGGCCTGA
- a CDS encoding GumC family protein: MDETEIDFRHLFGIVRRQVRLIAATIAVVVAIAAVAVFSITPMYTGTTLVLVDPSRKNLMDPSNVSGSSATDSARVESEVEIVDSDAVLLSVIATKNLITDPEFGVKLGMKDKVLAFLRIREPTLPTGQDALGSVLSRFKKNITVARRGLTYLIAVSVRSENPDRAAELANAIAETYIRAQIESKTSATRESRDIIDRQLADAERAVVAAEKAFDDYIFGNVNEFVSATGRTDLAEIRNRIDELANERTSAEGRVAGLRQKLASNDFQTLAAELENEAVAALNQQREQLQRALGEAAAGSARAVNLRQELERIEQNLLTEAETALGELQTSITDYDTQATTLRRDLNTAILGSNLPADTLAQIYRLQQTSRNAATQYQALLARSQALETETALQIADSRVVSPAFPPTGPSSPKVMLILAVAGLFAVGAGFALAFIFENFIGGFTSEEQVQAVTRLPLATVVPRHAAGSSQFSVSDALIESPLSMYAESVRRLRATIDNTLQATVPDRAEAKGKKGFVIMMSSALPGEGKSTMSLSLARTLALSGASTLIIDCDFRKPSIQRHLNLEPSNGLVDFLVGDIGSEDLLQNIVKSDPKTALTAVVGARRSDVPTDQLITRERFTRLVQTARQRFDYVVLDSPPIEPVVDGLYLAKYADVITFVIRWAKTPQRLCVHSLQRLAQTKAEHCRILTLLNQQEGKSGYYTAYSDYYTE, from the coding sequence ATGGACGAGACAGAAATCGATTTCCGGCATCTTTTCGGCATCGTGCGCCGCCAGGTCAGGTTGATTGCCGCCACCATCGCCGTCGTTGTCGCGATCGCCGCCGTCGCGGTCTTCTCGATCACGCCGATGTATACAGGGACAACCCTCGTTCTGGTCGATCCCAGCCGCAAGAACCTCATGGATCCGAGCAACGTGTCGGGATCCTCGGCGACAGACAGCGCGCGGGTCGAGAGCGAGGTGGAGATCGTCGATTCCGACGCGGTCCTGCTGTCGGTCATTGCGACAAAAAACCTGATCACGGATCCGGAATTCGGCGTGAAGCTCGGGATGAAGGACAAGGTCCTTGCATTCCTGCGCATCCGCGAGCCGACGCTGCCGACGGGACAGGATGCGCTCGGATCGGTGCTGTCGCGGTTCAAGAAGAACATCACCGTCGCCCGTCGCGGCCTCACCTACCTGATCGCGGTGTCCGTCCGGTCGGAGAACCCGGATCGCGCGGCCGAGCTCGCCAACGCGATTGCCGAGACCTACATCCGGGCCCAGATCGAATCGAAGACCTCCGCCACGCGGGAATCCCGCGACATCATCGACCGGCAGCTGGCGGATGCGGAACGGGCGGTTGTTGCGGCCGAGAAGGCCTTCGACGACTACATCTTCGGCAACGTTAACGAATTCGTCAGCGCCACCGGTCGCACGGACCTGGCCGAGATCCGGAACCGGATCGACGAGCTGGCCAATGAACGAACCTCGGCCGAGGGACGGGTCGCGGGCCTGCGGCAGAAGCTTGCCAGCAATGATTTCCAGACCCTTGCCGCGGAACTCGAGAACGAGGCCGTTGCCGCCCTCAACCAGCAGCGCGAACAGTTGCAGCGCGCGCTCGGCGAGGCCGCAGCCGGTTCGGCACGGGCCGTCAACCTGCGTCAGGAACTGGAGCGCATCGAGCAGAACCTGCTGACGGAAGCCGAGACCGCGCTCGGCGAGCTGCAGACCTCGATCACCGACTACGATACGCAGGCCACCACCCTGCGCCGCGATCTCAACACCGCGATCCTCGGCAGCAACCTGCCGGCCGACACGCTCGCCCAGATCTATCGTCTGCAGCAGACGTCGCGCAATGCCGCGACGCAGTACCAGGCCCTGCTGGCCCGCTCCCAGGCGCTCGAGACGGAAACCGCGCTGCAGATTGCTGACAGCCGCGTGGTTTCGCCGGCCTTCCCGCCGACCGGCCCGAGCTCGCCCAAGGTCATGCTGATCCTGGCGGTTGCCGGCCTGTTTGCCGTCGGCGCCGGCTTTGCGCTGGCCTTCATCTTCGAGAACTTCATCGGCGGCTTCACCAGCGAGGAACAGGTTCAGGCGGTGACCCGCCTGCCGCTGGCCACGGTTGTTCCCCGCCATGCCGCCGGCAGCAGCCAGTTTTCCGTCTCCGACGCGCTGATCGAAAGTCCGCTGTCGATGTATGCGGAATCAGTCCGGCGGTTGCGTGCCACCATCGACAACACGCTGCAGGCCACCGTGCCCGATCGGGCCGAGGCAAAGGGCAAGAAGGGCTTCGTGATCATGATGTCCTCTGCCCTTCCGGGCGAAGGCAAGTCGACGATGTCGCTGTCGCTCGCCAGAACCCTGGCCCTGTCGGGGGCCAGCACCCTGATCATCGACTGCGACTTCCGCAAGCCGAGCATCCAGCGCCACCTCAATCTCGAGCCGTCCAACGGTCTGGTCGACTTCCTTGTCGGCGACATCGGCTCGGAGGACCTGCTGCAGAACATCGTCAAGTCCGACCCCAAGACCGCCCTGACGGCGGTGGTTGGCGCGCGGCGCTCCGATGTGCCCACCGACCAGCTCATCACGCGGGAGCGCTTCACGCGCCTCGTGCAGACCGCGCGGCAGCGCTTCGACTATGTGGTGCTCGATTCCCCGCCGATCGAGCCGGTGGTCGACGGCCTGTATCTGGCGAAATATGCCGATGTGATCACCTTCGTGATCCGCTGGGCCAAGACACCGCAACGTCTCTGCGTCCACTCGCTGCAGCGCCTCGCCCAGACCAAGGCCGAGCATTGCCGCATCCTGACGCTGCTCAACCAGCAGGAAGGCAAGAGCGGCTACTACACGGCCTACTCGGACTACTACACCGAGTAG
- a CDS encoding VOC family protein, whose protein sequence is MKIEQIHHVAYRCKDAKETVEWYVKNLNMDFVLAIAEDHVPSTHEPDPYMHVFLDAGNGNVLAFFELPTKPEMGRDPNTPVWVQHIAFKVKDRATLVAFKEQLEKNGIPVLGVTDHSIFHSIYFFDPNGHRIELACPDPEEEALLKRLDSVKWDMLDEWSKTRKAPKHAAWLHQKELAGV, encoded by the coding sequence ATGAAGATCGAGCAGATCCATCACGTCGCCTATCGCTGCAAGGATGCGAAAGAGACCGTCGAGTGGTATGTAAAGAACCTGAACATGGACTTCGTGCTGGCCATTGCCGAAGACCATGTTCCCTCCACCCATGAGCCGGATCCCTACATGCACGTCTTCCTCGATGCAGGAAACGGCAATGTGCTCGCCTTTTTCGAGCTGCCGACCAAGCCGGAGATGGGACGCGACCCCAACACCCCGGTCTGGGTGCAGCACATTGCCTTCAAGGTGAAGGACCGCGCGACGCTGGTGGCCTTCAAGGAGCAGCTGGAGAAGAACGGCATCCCGGTGCTGGGCGTGACCGATCATTCCATCTTCCATTCCATCTACTTCTTCGATCCGAACGGCCATCGCATCGAGCTTGCCTGCCCGGATCCGGAGGAAGAGGCCCTGCTGAAGCGCCTGGACAGCGTGAAGTGGGACATGCTGGACGAGTGGTCGAAGACCAGGAAGGCGCCGAAGCACGCAGCCTGGCTGCATCAGAAGGAACTGGCCGGCGTCTGA
- a CDS encoding DUF2783 domain-containing protein: protein MTKLITTANIAGADDFYAELLAAHEGLTKAQSDALNARLILILANHIGDRAVLRDALAAAAGAGKEHR from the coding sequence ATGACGAAGCTGATCACTACCGCCAACATCGCCGGCGCGGATGACTTCTACGCCGAACTTCTGGCAGCCCATGAGGGGCTCACCAAGGCTCAGAGCGACGCGCTCAACGCGCGCCTGATCCTGATCCTGGCCAACCATATCGGCGACCGGGCGGTGCTGCGCGACGCACTCGCGGCGGCGGCCGGCGCCGGCAAGGAGCATCGCTGA
- a CDS encoding metallophosphoesterase — translation MVKFLKALFSVPAKAAAAANGIRVEPRQPDLLYAVGDVHGRLDLLQQLEARIAADAERIGLAPTVVYLGDLVDRGPQSAAILDRAIGPAPAGWTRIHLAGNHELMMLGFLQNPKANLAWLDFGGAETLFSYGMSVQDVEQVRKHPGKAAGTLAVFIPEEHIRFLERMITGVHYPGLLLVHAGIRPGTPIEEQTDLDLTRIKTEFLASDADHGAVVVHGHSIVKQPERRANRIAIDTGAYATGTLTAVRLQPAIEPAFLQVSAGRDG, via the coding sequence ATGGTCAAGTTTCTGAAGGCCCTGTTTTCAGTGCCCGCGAAGGCTGCGGCTGCGGCCAACGGCATCCGTGTCGAGCCACGCCAACCTGACCTGCTCTATGCCGTCGGCGATGTGCATGGCCGTCTCGACCTCCTGCAGCAGCTGGAGGCGCGCATTGCCGCCGACGCGGAGCGCATCGGTCTTGCACCCACGGTGGTCTATCTGGGGGATCTCGTGGACCGCGGCCCCCAGTCGGCCGCGATCCTGGACCGGGCCATCGGTCCTGCGCCCGCGGGCTGGACGCGCATTCATCTCGCCGGAAACCACGAGCTGATGATGCTCGGCTTCCTGCAGAACCCGAAGGCCAACCTTGCCTGGCTCGACTTCGGCGGCGCCGAAACCCTGTTTTCCTACGGCATGTCGGTTCAGGATGTCGAGCAGGTCCGCAAGCATCCCGGCAAGGCTGCCGGCACGCTTGCCGTGTTCATTCCGGAGGAGCACATCCGCTTTCTCGAACGGATGATCACGGGCGTGCATTATCCGGGGCTGCTGCTGGTTCATGCCGGCATCCGGCCGGGAACACCGATCGAGGAGCAGACCGATCTGGACCTGACCCGCATCAAGACCGAGTTCCTGGCCAGTGATGCCGATCACGGTGCCGTGGTGGTGCATGGACACAGCATCGTGAAGCAGCCCGAGCGGCGCGCCAACCGCATCGCCATCGACACCGGAGCCTATGCCACAGGGACCCTCACCGCCGTGCGCCTCCAGCCCGCCATCGAGCCGGCCTTCCTTCAGGTGAGCGCTGGACGGGACGGGTGA